In one window of Bacteroidetes bacterium GWF2_43_63 DNA:
- a CDS encoding histidine--tRNA ligase, producing the protein MAKAALSVPKGTRDFSPAQMARRNYIFSILRSVFEKHGFQPIETPSMEQLSTLMGKYGEEGDRLIFRVLNSGDFMNSVPVEKEHSSSEVIKHISEKGLRYDLTVPFARFVVMNQNELSFPFRRYQMQPVWRADRPQKGRYREFYQCDVDVIGTRSQMEEAGLMDILDSAFQKLGVNVVLKINNRKILQGIADALGVSERFVEFTVSLDKLDKTGWEGVGKELIERGFPSDVPQKLMDIMQPVSSNEAMLTQLKKHLVSETGLKGIAEMEELLGFIDALELKSQVKFDVSLARGLSYYTGAIFEVSACDVAMGSICGGGRYDDLTGIFGLPGVSGVGVSFGADRIYDVMMELNVFPENIGRTADILLINFSEDSAADLMKMAKRLRENGIACVVYPEAAKMKKQFSYADAYAFPYTLIQGPDEKAAGTVTLKQMSSGKQVQVSEAELFLFDLTQIGLLFI; encoded by the coding sequence ATGGCAAAGGCAGCTCTGTCCGTTCCGAAAGGCACCCGTGATTTCTCTCCCGCGCAGATGGCGCGCAGGAATTATATTTTCTCCATACTGCGCTCGGTGTTCGAAAAGCATGGATTTCAGCCCATCGAAACTCCTTCGATGGAGCAGCTTTCCACATTAATGGGCAAGTACGGCGAAGAAGGCGACCGGCTGATTTTCCGTGTACTCAATTCAGGCGATTTCATGAATTCGGTTCCTGTTGAAAAAGAACACAGCAGTAGCGAGGTCATTAAACATATTTCCGAAAAAGGTTTGCGTTACGATCTTACTGTGCCGTTTGCACGGTTTGTAGTGATGAATCAGAACGAACTGTCATTTCCGTTCCGCCGCTATCAGATGCAGCCTGTGTGGCGAGCCGATCGCCCGCAAAAAGGCCGTTACCGCGAATTTTATCAGTGTGATGTAGATGTAATCGGCACCCGTAGTCAAATGGAAGAAGCAGGCCTGATGGATATTCTCGATTCAGCTTTTCAGAAACTAGGTGTAAACGTAGTTTTAAAAATCAACAATCGTAAAATTCTGCAGGGCATTGCCGATGCGTTGGGCGTGAGCGAGCGCTTTGTTGAATTCACGGTTTCGCTCGACAAGCTTGATAAAACCGGATGGGAAGGTGTCGGCAAAGAGCTGATTGAGCGCGGCTTTCCGAGCGATGTTCCGCAGAAACTGATGGACATCATGCAGCCGGTCAGCAGCAACGAAGCTATGTTGACACAGTTGAAGAAACATCTTGTTTCCGAAACAGGGTTGAAGGGAATTGCTGAAATGGAAGAACTGCTTGGTTTTATCGATGCGCTTGAATTGAAGTCACAGGTGAAATTCGATGTCAGTCTTGCACGAGGGCTGAGCTATTATACCGGTGCTATTTTCGAAGTATCGGCCTGCGATGTCGCCATGGGAAGCATTTGCGGAGGAGGCCGCTACGATGATCTGACGGGTATTTTCGGCCTGCCGGGAGTTTCGGGCGTGGGTGTTTCGTTTGGTGCCGACCGTATTTACGATGTCATGATGGAACTGAATGTTTTTCCAGAAAACATTGGTCGAACTGCTGATATTTTGTTGATTAATTTCAGTGAAGACAGTGCGGCAGATTTAATGAAAATGGCGAAGAGACTGCGCGAAAACGGCATTGCATGCGTGGTGTATCCCGAAGCTGCCAAAATGAAAAAACAATTTTCCTATGCCGATGCGTATGCATTTCCATACACGCTCATTCAGGGCCCTGATGAAAAAGCAGCTGGCACAGTCACGCTCAAACAGATGAGCAGTGGGAAACAAGTGCAGGTGAGCGAAGCGGAGTTGTTTTTATTTGATTTGACTCAGATCGGATTGTTGTTTATTTAA